From one Peredibacter starrii genomic stretch:
- a CDS encoding (2Fe-2S)-binding protein — protein sequence MYVCICKGITEKQIQDAITSRNSNNPKEILKALGVGSDCGTCVEDAVSTLLEHSAKSPYEMKDSSNKS from the coding sequence ATGTACGTTTGTATCTGTAAAGGCATCACTGAAAAACAAATCCAAGACGCAATTACGTCTCGGAACTCAAATAATCCCAAAGAGATTTTGAAGGCCCTTGGTGTTGGCTCAGATTGCGGTACATGCGTTGAAGATGCTGTTTCTACCCTACTCGAACACAGCGCTAAATCACCCTACGAAATGAAAGACAGTTCAAACAAATCTTAG
- a CDS encoding NUDIX hydrolase — MEKEVYKGQIIRVTEEKINGIVWERAYFPHGVIVFPITEDGKIILIEEKRPHENPPFRIKPVSGILEHHKGTPEENAQREMQEEIGYKAGILEPLMTLHGSGTINHAQHFFIARNLIHSKLPNPDGEDTIMGLKEYTLDELHEAIMTDKLKWSMSTLGMFRLIERLRSGQ; from the coding sequence ATGGAAAAAGAAGTTTATAAGGGTCAGATCATTCGAGTCACCGAAGAAAAAATCAACGGCATCGTGTGGGAGCGCGCCTACTTCCCTCATGGAGTGATTGTTTTTCCCATTACTGAGGACGGTAAAATCATTTTGATTGAAGAAAAGCGTCCTCACGAGAATCCACCCTTCAGAATCAAGCCCGTTTCAGGAATTCTTGAGCACCACAAAGGAACCCCAGAAGAAAATGCTCAGCGTGAAATGCAGGAAGAGATTGGTTATAAGGCCGGCATTCTTGAACCATTGATGACTCTTCATGGTTCAGGCACGATTAATCACGCTCAACACTTCTTTATCGCCCGCAATTTGATCCACTCAAAGCTACCGAACCCAGATGGTGAGGACACTATTATGGGCCTTAAGGAATACACCCTGGATGAGCTTCATGAGGCCATCATGACGGATAAACTTAAGTGGTCTATGTCGACCTTGGGTATGTTTCGCCTGATCGAAAGGCTTCGCTCGGGCCAGTAA
- a CDS encoding alpha/beta hydrolase, giving the protein MKNLQETSEQRWQFTSFAQMDGVVRRVDNPTQVFLLLHGLQERGKRIFRKLLPYLPQNSMVIAPNGPFPLPRVKEGRVSYGHSWYFYDKFEQKYFLNQDLAKFWLRDLLEIENPNKLPLTIIGFSQGGYLAPLVGKEIKETELVIGLSCEFRTTLIYEPLPFPMEAIHGMKDEIVTAKSAISEIEKLKQNGIHVGWNEVEDAEHEITSSIGKAVETLLEKYGKRSL; this is encoded by the coding sequence TTGAAAAATTTACAGGAAACTTCAGAACAACGCTGGCAATTTACCTCCTTCGCCCAGATGGATGGAGTGGTAAGACGAGTGGATAACCCCACCCAGGTTTTCCTGTTATTGCACGGACTTCAAGAGCGCGGAAAGCGTATTTTCCGCAAGTTACTTCCCTACTTGCCTCAAAACTCCATGGTAATCGCCCCAAATGGTCCATTTCCTCTACCTCGAGTAAAGGAAGGTCGTGTGAGCTACGGCCATTCCTGGTACTTCTACGATAAGTTTGAACAGAAGTATTTTTTGAATCAGGACCTCGCTAAATTTTGGCTGCGAGATTTATTGGAAATCGAGAATCCAAATAAACTTCCACTCACTATCATTGGTTTTTCTCAGGGCGGTTATCTCGCTCCTCTCGTCGGAAAAGAAATTAAAGAAACAGAATTAGTGATTGGTCTTAGTTGTGAATTCAGAACGACATTGATTTATGAACCACTGCCTTTTCCAATGGAAGCTATTCACGGAATGAAAGATGAAATCGTCACAGCAAAAAGTGCCATCAGTGAAATTGAAAAGTTAAAACAGAATGGCATTCATGTAGGATGGAATGAAGTGGAAGATGCTGAACACGAGATCACTTCCTCTATCGGAAAAGCAGTTGAAACACTCCTGGAGAAATATGGAAAAAGAAGTTTATAA
- a CDS encoding DUF3015 family protein, which yields MKKLLVVVAVALMTSSAFAAKYGSAGCGLGSMIFEGDQTWWKQVLAATTNGTGVQTIGITLGTSNCDSPAPLKVGQAEAYVEANKVALANDIARGNGETIVGLSKVYGCTNAAQFGQALKSNYSTIFTSANSTSSEITHNINGVAATTCNTQI from the coding sequence ATGAAAAAATTATTAGTTGTTGTTGCAGTTGCTCTTATGACTTCTTCTGCTTTTGCTGCTAAATACGGCTCAGCTGGTTGTGGTCTTGGTTCTATGATTTTCGAAGGCGACCAGACTTGGTGGAAACAAGTTCTAGCTGCTACTACAAACGGTACAGGTGTACAAACTATCGGTATCACTCTTGGTACTTCTAACTGTGATTCTCCAGCTCCTCTAAAAGTTGGCCAAGCAGAAGCTTATGTTGAAGCTAACAAAGTTGCTCTTGCTAACGATATCGCTCGTGGTAACGGTGAAACAATCGTAGGTCTTTCTAAAGTTTACGGTTGTACAAATGCAGCTCAGTTCGGCCAAGCTCTGAAGTCTAACTATTCTACAATCTTTACTTCAGCTAACTCGACTTCTTCTGAAATCACTCACAACATCAACGGTGTTGCTGCAACTACTTGTAATACTCAGATCTAA
- a CDS encoding Lnb N-terminal periplasmic domain-containing protein produces MYFILPLLFSFSLIAASTPKELSETKKWHRLLHYKKTWTGSYESEADGAKFFLHKEGKSNPQKELETTIELFSAPGALNDDHPICRFPLRYKWLNQQLGMPWKADLMQCKKYVDFFSKLAAKRASVVFSSYYLGSPNSAFGHTLLRLSRYDNPRETEMLDYGINYSAVANEKNPFLYAVKGLFGGFEGKFAAIPYYYKIREYTNVEFRDLWAYDLKLTMPEVLEMVDHVWELGDTYFDYFYFHENCSYHLLSIIEAAKPDANLTDQFNWYTIPADTVRMLKKEGLIEEGQRRESTYSKLTRLSSNLSDKNLELSKDIASKPEETQTLVAGMDDKKAADVLDVSIEAFDYYNFEKILQDDAKTKAKKEHILSARAKNPIITHDEIDPSLTRKDDPALSHSPTRLSLAEGYTDQVGKYTRFEFRAALHDVLDPIPGTMNTSQIEMGKVNFKLQDRYYKSPKFIFQDFTIFNIKNYPEQNFWASPTSWEVDVGAKQLHRVQCFDCPAAYVMGSIGNSLQIARDRLFMSVLVNGEVDIQNQFTNNYRFGIGPKLFSRYRASDAWLVGLTSYYHFNTYEHKKMFQDYGWYNELELRHHLSESVSLSLKGNGYEQERVWVTGGELGLLYFY; encoded by the coding sequence ATGTATTTCATTCTTCCTCTTTTATTCTCGTTTTCTCTTATCGCAGCTTCTACACCTAAAGAACTGTCCGAAACCAAAAAATGGCATCGACTTCTGCATTATAAGAAGACCTGGACGGGTTCTTATGAAAGTGAGGCCGATGGCGCGAAGTTCTTTTTGCATAAAGAAGGTAAATCTAATCCTCAAAAGGAACTAGAGACCACAATTGAACTCTTTAGTGCTCCTGGTGCGCTTAATGATGATCATCCGATTTGTCGTTTTCCGCTTCGTTATAAATGGTTGAATCAGCAACTAGGGATGCCGTGGAAAGCGGACCTCATGCAATGTAAGAAGTATGTCGATTTCTTTTCAAAGCTTGCCGCGAAACGTGCTTCGGTGGTGTTTTCATCTTATTACCTAGGAAGTCCAAACTCTGCCTTCGGTCATACTTTGCTTCGTTTAAGTCGCTACGATAACCCACGTGAAACTGAGATGCTGGATTATGGAATTAACTATTCGGCGGTGGCCAATGAGAAGAATCCGTTCTTGTATGCCGTGAAAGGTCTCTTTGGAGGATTTGAAGGGAAGTTTGCTGCGATTCCTTACTATTACAAGATCCGCGAGTACACCAACGTTGAGTTTCGTGACCTTTGGGCCTATGACTTAAAACTCACTATGCCTGAAGTTCTAGAAATGGTTGATCACGTATGGGAACTTGGTGATACGTACTTTGATTATTTCTATTTCCATGAAAATTGCTCTTACCACCTTTTGAGTATCATCGAGGCCGCTAAGCCCGATGCTAATCTCACGGATCAGTTTAACTGGTACACGATTCCGGCCGACACTGTTCGCATGCTGAAGAAAGAGGGACTGATTGAAGAAGGGCAGAGACGTGAATCAACCTATTCAAAGCTCACAAGACTGTCTTCAAATTTAAGTGACAAGAACTTAGAGCTTTCAAAAGACATTGCTTCAAAACCAGAAGAAACTCAAACACTCGTTGCGGGCATGGATGATAAGAAGGCCGCTGATGTGTTGGATGTTTCGATTGAGGCCTTCGATTACTATAATTTTGAAAAGATTCTTCAAGACGATGCAAAGACTAAAGCGAAGAAAGAACATATTTTATCTGCTCGCGCAAAAAATCCTATCATCACACATGATGAAATTGATCCATCTCTTACTCGCAAGGATGATCCTGCCCTCAGCCATTCACCGACCCGTTTATCACTGGCGGAAGGTTATACAGATCAGGTAGGGAAGTACACGCGGTTTGAATTCCGCGCGGCCCTTCATGATGTGCTGGATCCGATTCCCGGAACCATGAATACATCTCAAATTGAGATGGGTAAGGTGAACTTTAAACTTCAGGACCGGTACTATAAGAGTCCTAAGTTTATCTTCCAGGATTTCACGATCTTCAATATTAAGAACTATCCTGAGCAAAATTTCTGGGCCTCTCCAACTTCTTGGGAAGTAGATGTAGGTGCTAAGCAGTTACACCGCGTTCAGTGTTTCGATTGTCCGGCCGCTTATGTGATGGGTTCAATTGGTAACAGTCTTCAGATTGCACGCGATCGACTTTTCATGTCGGTCCTTGTTAACGGTGAAGTTGATATTCAAAACCAATTCACGAACAATTACCGCTTTGGAATTGGGCCAAAATTATTTTCTCGATATCGTGCTTCTGATGCATGGTTAGTAGGGCTCACGAGTTATTATCATTTCAATACCTATGAGCATAAAAAGATGTTCCAGGATTATGGGTGGTATAACGAATTGGAACTTCGTCATCATCTGAGTGAGTCAGTATCTCTAAGCTTAAAAGGCAACGGCTACGAGCAGGAGCGAGTATGGGTGACTGGTGGAGAGTTGGGCTTGCTGTATTTCTACTAA
- a CDS encoding M15 family metallopeptidase, whose product MAKIPSEFISLSETCPNIIIQSDYSTVKNFTGEIVRGYKKTAAYMAKAPAKALGEVQKVALSRGYNLKIFDGYRPVKAVEFFQEWAKRPETNPEIKAHYYPTFSRLDLFEQGFIAKQSSHSRGAAVDLTLVDLKTGKELDMGSHFDFFDERSNTDSKSITEEQKKNRMLLKELMEGKGFKNFSQEWWHYSFKPEPHPDQAFNFDVE is encoded by the coding sequence ATGGCCAAAATTCCTTCTGAATTCATCTCACTTTCTGAAACCTGTCCGAATATTATTATTCAGAGTGATTACTCGACGGTGAAGAATTTCACGGGCGAGATCGTTCGTGGTTATAAGAAGACTGCTGCCTATATGGCGAAAGCACCCGCCAAGGCCTTAGGCGAAGTTCAAAAAGTGGCGCTCTCTCGCGGGTATAATCTTAAAATCTTCGATGGTTACCGTCCTGTAAAGGCGGTGGAGTTTTTCCAGGAATGGGCAAAACGTCCGGAAACCAATCCTGAGATTAAGGCCCATTACTATCCAACCTTTTCTCGCTTAGATCTCTTTGAGCAGGGTTTTATCGCTAAACAATCCAGCCACTCACGTGGGGCGGCAGTTGATTTGACCCTGGTGGATCTAAAAACCGGTAAAGAACTCGATATGGGGTCCCACTTTGATTTCTTTGATGAGCGATCTAATACCGATAGTAAGAGCATCACGGAAGAGCAGAAAAAGAATCGTATGTTATTGAAAGAACTGATGGAAGGTAAGGGCTTTAAGAACTTTTCACAGGAATGGTGGCACTACTCGTTTAAACCTGAACCTCATCCGGATCAGGCATTTAACTTCGACGTCGAGTAA
- a CDS encoding alpha/beta hydrolase, with protein sequence MRACIFFLALLFLQSCSHVFYQPSPQHFVDPAQFKLKYEDVYFKASDGTKLHGWFFPAKTNKTKGTIVQFHGNAQNISTHFFSLIWVIDHGYNLFTFDYRGYAKSEGKSSQAGIYKDALAAFEKAREFNQKHGNGKFVIYGQSTGGAISLRAIPDYKHYDDISLIVMDSAFSSYQDIAFDKLTDHWFLYPISPLAYVLVSDAYAADKVFDKITKPTLVIVGMKDKVVPPKFGKTIFKGIAAKEKWLWKMPNGTHIDAYHHDGNIYRQKFLDLVDSVPR encoded by the coding sequence ATGCGCGCTTGTATTTTTTTCTTAGCACTTTTATTCCTTCAGAGTTGTTCTCATGTTTTCTATCAGCCGTCACCACAACACTTTGTAGACCCGGCCCAATTTAAACTTAAGTACGAAGACGTTTACTTCAAAGCAAGTGATGGAACCAAACTTCATGGTTGGTTCTTCCCGGCCAAAACAAATAAAACCAAGGGAACTATTGTTCAGTTTCATGGGAACGCTCAGAACATCTCGACCCATTTTTTCAGTCTTATCTGGGTGATAGACCATGGTTACAACCTTTTCACCTTCGATTACCGTGGTTACGCGAAGTCAGAAGGGAAGTCTTCCCAGGCAGGAATTTATAAGGATGCCCTGGCGGCTTTTGAAAAGGCGCGTGAGTTTAACCAGAAGCATGGCAATGGAAAGTTTGTCATCTATGGCCAAAGCACTGGCGGCGCAATCTCACTTCGCGCGATCCCAGACTATAAGCACTATGATGATATTTCTCTCATCGTCATGGACTCGGCGTTCTCTTCTTATCAAGACATTGCATTTGATAAACTAACCGATCATTGGTTCTTATATCCTATTAGTCCTTTGGCCTACGTGTTGGTTTCTGATGCTTATGCGGCCGATAAAGTCTTCGATAAGATTACGAAACCCACACTCGTCATCGTTGGGATGAAAGACAAGGTAGTGCCACCAAAATTTGGTAAGACCATTTTTAAAGGCATCGCGGCCAAAGAGAAGTGGCTCTGGAAAATGCCAAATGGGACGCACATCGATGCTTATCATCATGATGGGAATATTTATCGCCAGAAGTTTTTGGACTTAGTTGATAGTGTTCCTCGGTGA
- a CDS encoding Type 1 glutamine amidotransferase-like domain-containing protein has protein sequence MKLVFYSGGDDKDNRQLDKDFVQLIGKKNPVVTFIPSSSYLSEQEFKVFVKHYSKFKISRFIHFPVDVPFDKIMLQEVLRSDAIHMAGGNTFYFLNSLRKAKMLPRLREFVERGGVLTGLSAGAIMMTETINMAAYPEFDRDENSVKIKNLSSMGLVDFYFFPHFKNSSRYDVAFKKYSKNHKKVIYACPDGAGIVVDGNEIRFVGKCYAYSEGHKFVIN, from the coding sequence ATGAAGCTTGTCTTCTATAGCGGCGGAGACGATAAAGACAATCGCCAGTTAGATAAGGATTTCGTTCAGCTGATCGGAAAGAAAAATCCGGTGGTGACTTTTATTCCTTCGTCTTCATATCTGTCTGAACAAGAGTTTAAGGTCTTCGTTAAACACTATTCAAAGTTTAAGATCTCGCGCTTTATTCACTTTCCGGTGGATGTGCCCTTCGACAAGATCATGCTTCAAGAAGTTCTTCGCAGTGATGCCATTCATATGGCGGGTGGAAATACGTTCTATTTCTTAAATAGCCTTCGTAAGGCCAAGATGCTGCCGAGACTTCGCGAGTTTGTGGAGAGAGGTGGGGTGCTGACCGGTCTTTCGGCCGGGGCGATTATGATGACGGAAACGATTAATATGGCGGCCTATCCGGAATTTGATCGTGATGAGAATAGTGTGAAGATTAAGAACCTATCGTCGATGGGATTGGTTGATTTCTATTTCTTTCCGCATTTTAAAAATTCTTCTCGCTACGATGTAGCATTCAAAAAGTATTCAAAGAATCACAAAAAAGTCATCTACGCTTGTCCCGATGGGGCAGGTATTGTGGTGGATGGGAATGAGATCAGATTTGTTGGGAAATGTTATGCCTATTCAGAAGGGCATAAGTTTGTGATCAATTAA
- a CDS encoding cytochrome C oxidase subunit IV family protein yields MENKSVHLAYFGLLALLAMTVSMSYLELGFGNELLAYGFATLKALIILIVFMSLTKEHIISKVYFYMALFGILLIVVFVMDDLVFRN; encoded by the coding sequence ATGGAAAATAAGTCAGTTCATCTAGCTTATTTTGGATTACTTGCTTTACTCGCGATGACAGTATCGATGTCGTATCTTGAGCTGGGATTTGGGAATGAGTTACTTGCTTATGGGTTTGCCACACTTAAGGCGCTTATTATTCTCATCGTTTTTATGAGCCTTACTAAGGAACACATCATTTCAAAGGTGTATTTCTACATGGCGCTGTTTGGGATATTGTTGATTGTGGTGTTTGTTATGGATGACTTGGTATTTAGAAACTAA
- a CDS encoding cytochrome c oxidase subunit 3 has protein sequence MKNHMGMWIFLASEMMIFGVLIFLYQVAMNQNLNEFRMASHDLHFIHGTVNTVILLTSSYFVALSDVKKNRLFLILAMILGVVFISIKGFEYYDLTQEGKFPLNFKDLSSAETLFFTYYGFLTFLHLLHVSVGILLLGAAWFLYYNPKEKNLPHNAGLYWHFVDLVWVFIYPLFYLIGRNYGK, from the coding sequence ATGAAAAATCATATGGGAATGTGGATATTCCTCGCTTCTGAGATGATGATCTTTGGGGTTTTAATATTCCTCTATCAAGTGGCCATGAATCAGAATCTGAATGAGTTTCGAATGGCTTCTCATGATCTTCACTTCATCCATGGAACTGTGAATACGGTAATTCTTCTTACTTCGAGTTATTTTGTGGCCTTAAGTGATGTGAAGAAAAATCGATTGTTTCTCATTCTAGCAATGATCTTAGGAGTGGTTTTTATTTCAATCAAGGGCTTTGAGTATTATGACCTAACTCAAGAAGGAAAGTTTCCTTTAAACTTCAAAGACCTTTCAAGTGCCGAGACTCTTTTCTTTACCTACTATGGCTTCCTCACATTTTTACACCTTCTCCATGTGTCTGTAGGAATTCTTCTGTTGGGTGCAGCCTGGTTCCTTTACTACAATCCAAAGGAAAAAAATCTTCCTCATAATGCTGGACTCTATTGGCACTTCGTAGATTTAGTATGGGTCTTTATTTATCCTCTTTTCTATCTCATTGGACGAAATTATGGAAAATAA
- a CDS encoding cytochrome c oxidase subunit I yields MKNYFDSPRGVLSWLITTDHKKIAWLYLVSITFFFIIGAFAALLMRIELFTAHGNIVSPDVYNRLFSIHGIVMIFFFLVPSIPSVLGNFLLPLMIGAKDLVYPRLNLMSWYVFMIGGLFTLWATIDGGVDTGWTFYTPYSTMFSNSHVVLAALGVFVTGFSSIMTGVNFIATIHQLRHKDMNWFKMPLFVWAMYATSIIMVLATPVLATAVLLIGLERIFGLGIFDPALGGDPLLFQHIFWFYSHPAVYIMILPAMGVVSEVLSCFSRRRVFGYKFIAYSSLAIALFGFLVWGHHMFVSGQSTFANTVFSFLSFLVAVPSAVKVFSWTATLYRAKIYLRTPMIYILGFISLFLVGGLTGLFLASLAIDLHVHDTYFVVAHFHYIMVGGAVMGFLGGIHFWWPKISGKTYNEKWGRFSAVIIILGFNLTFFPQFILGYLGMPRRYHSYPEVYEYLNQVSTVGLFLLGIGYFFPIVYLTMSLFDKKTVGANYWNAAGLEWLTESPPPHENFHELPATVPDVYDYERLPDLGGVS; encoded by the coding sequence ATGAAAAATTACTTTGATTCTCCTCGTGGTGTTCTAAGTTGGCTCATAACGACCGATCACAAGAAGATCGCATGGCTCTATTTAGTCAGTATCACCTTCTTCTTCATTATTGGGGCCTTCGCCGCCCTTCTCATGAGAATTGAGCTCTTTACCGCTCATGGAAATATTGTTTCTCCTGATGTTTACAACCGTCTCTTTAGTATTCACGGCATCGTGATGATTTTCTTTTTCCTCGTTCCTTCAATTCCATCAGTGCTTGGAAACTTTTTATTACCCCTCATGATAGGTGCTAAAGACTTGGTTTATCCACGTCTGAATCTCATGAGCTGGTATGTCTTCATGATAGGCGGTCTTTTTACATTGTGGGCAACGATAGACGGTGGGGTTGACACTGGATGGACCTTCTATACTCCCTACAGCACCATGTTTTCTAATTCCCATGTGGTTTTGGCTGCACTTGGGGTTTTCGTGACGGGTTTTTCTTCCATCATGACAGGGGTGAACTTCATCGCGACCATTCACCAACTTCGTCATAAGGACATGAATTGGTTTAAGATGCCACTCTTTGTCTGGGCCATGTATGCCACAAGTATTATAATGGTGCTCGCGACTCCCGTTCTAGCTACCGCCGTTCTTCTGATTGGGCTTGAGAGAATATTTGGGCTCGGTATTTTTGATCCAGCTCTTGGAGGAGATCCACTCCTCTTCCAGCATATCTTCTGGTTTTACTCCCATCCTGCGGTGTACATCATGATTTTACCTGCCATGGGAGTTGTGAGTGAGGTTCTCTCTTGTTTTTCTCGAAGACGCGTCTTTGGTTATAAATTTATCGCTTACTCGAGTCTCGCAATTGCTCTGTTCGGTTTCCTAGTATGGGGTCACCATATGTTCGTGAGTGGACAGTCGACCTTCGCAAATACCGTATTCTCATTCCTAAGTTTCTTAGTGGCCGTTCCTAGTGCGGTGAAAGTGTTCAGTTGGACCGCAACGCTTTATCGCGCCAAGATTTATCTAAGGACACCAATGATTTATATCCTGGGCTTTATCTCACTTTTTTTAGTGGGTGGTCTCACAGGACTCTTTCTCGCTTCCCTAGCAATCGACCTTCACGTGCACGACACCTACTTTGTTGTGGCCCACTTCCATTACATCATGGTGGGAGGAGCGGTGATGGGATTTCTTGGAGGTATTCACTTCTGGTGGCCTAAAATCTCAGGAAAGACTTATAACGAAAAATGGGGGCGCTTTTCGGCCGTCATTATTATCTTGGGATTTAACCTCACGTTCTTCCCGCAATTCATTCTCGGTTATCTGGGAATGCCGAGACGGTATCATTCTTATCCAGAGGTCTACGAATATCTCAATCAGGTATCAACAGTTGGACTTTTTCTTTTGGGGATTGGTTACTTCTTCCCGATTGTTTATTTAACGATGTCGCTTTTTGATAAGAAAACTGTGGGAGCGAATTATTGGAATGCCGCCGGACTTGAGTGGTTGACGGAATCCCCTCCACCTCATGAGAACTTTCACGAGCTTCCGGCGACCGTTCCTGATGTGTATGATTATGAGCGCCTGCCTGATCTAGGAGGTGTTTCATGA
- a CDS encoding c-type cytochrome: protein MKWPSDVSAFSTSLDQYMLFITVVCGGVTVIILFIIALFCFKYHASKVTNEVKALTNRTLETVLILFTLGFFMYFFYRATDLYQEKVKPQKADYEIFVYAKQWMWKFHHPNGFTEVNNLHLPKDKKINFVMISEDVIHSLFLPNFRVKQDLVPEVYTTMFIHPLKLGTYPLFCTEYCGTDHALMKGSINIIEHEDYERLIHNPTGSSGRDLFVKNNCLTCHHDGSTLAPSLVNLQRTDEELRRSILYPQTEKVKGYEAVMPSYKETLSESDVHTLIQYIKSMRKIDEKLL from the coding sequence ATGAAGTGGCCAAGTGACGTTTCAGCATTCTCAACGAGCCTTGATCAGTACATGCTGTTCATCACAGTGGTTTGTGGTGGCGTTACCGTTATTATTCTTTTTATCATCGCCCTATTTTGCTTCAAATATCATGCTTCTAAAGTCACCAATGAAGTAAAGGCCCTCACGAATAGAACTCTAGAGACCGTGCTTATTCTATTTACTCTCGGTTTCTTTATGTATTTCTTTTATCGGGCCACTGATCTTTACCAGGAAAAGGTAAAACCACAAAAAGCCGACTACGAAATCTTTGTTTACGCAAAACAATGGATGTGGAAGTTTCATCACCCCAATGGTTTTACAGAAGTTAATAATCTTCATCTGCCGAAAGATAAAAAAATTAACTTTGTGATGATTTCAGAAGATGTGATCCACAGTCTATTTCTACCTAATTTTCGAGTGAAACAGGATCTTGTGCCCGAAGTTTATACCACTATGTTTATCCACCCATTAAAACTTGGGACTTATCCACTTTTTTGTACGGAATACTGTGGAACTGATCACGCTCTCATGAAGGGTTCCATCAATATCATCGAACACGAAGATTATGAGCGGCTCATTCATAATCCTACCGGATCATCTGGACGAGACCTATTTGTGAAGAACAACTGTCTTACCTGTCACCACGACGGTTCGACACTGGCACCGAGTCTAGTTAACTTGCAGCGAACTGATGAAGAACTCCGTCGCTCAATCCTTTACCCTCAAACCGAGAAGGTTAAAGGGTATGAAGCGGTCATGCCTTCTTATAAAGAGACCCTGAGCGAAAGCGATGTGCACACTCTTATTCAATACATTAAAAGTATGAGGAAGATTGATGAAAAATTACTTTGA
- a CDS encoding SCO family protein — MIIICAILSSESRASLPDIPVTNEFGVTSPLSTHLKERSLLVMGFYNCKHICDFMVKNLSQDLAQFKHYPHVVFFGIDEKEGPRDALKLKKRIVGSAKYHWTFLTTDKESIEKLAKALPFEMKRDPVSDVITHEIAFYTVENNQIINKITDLNISENLFESKATVLDHIKRFCSEFDPRKSKYGVYVINGLSLLSVAFVGVLVFWFNYLRRKTI, encoded by the coding sequence TTGATTATTATCTGCGCGATCTTAAGTAGCGAGTCACGGGCATCGCTACCCGACATTCCGGTCACAAATGAGTTTGGAGTCACTTCTCCACTTTCAACTCATTTAAAAGAGAGAAGTTTACTCGTGATGGGTTTTTATAACTGTAAGCATATCTGTGACTTCATGGTTAAAAATCTTTCCCAGGATCTTGCTCAATTTAAGCACTACCCCCATGTGGTGTTCTTTGGCATTGATGAGAAAGAAGGTCCAAGAGACGCTCTTAAATTAAAAAAGCGGATTGTGGGATCGGCCAAGTATCATTGGACCTTTCTTACTACAGATAAAGAAAGCATCGAAAAATTGGCCAAGGCCTTACCTTTTGAAATGAAGCGAGATCCAGTAAGCGACGTTATCACTCATGAGATCGCTTTTTATACCGTGGAAAACAATCAGATCATTAACAAAATCACTGATCTAAATATCAGTGAGAATCTTTTCGAATCGAAAGCGACAGTATTGGATCACATCAAGAGGTTTTGTTCAGAATTCGATCCCAGAAAATCCAAGTATGGCGTGTATGTCATTAATGGCCTGTCTCTCCTGAGTGTGGCCTTTGTTGGAGTTCTGGTGTTTTGGTTTAATTATTTGAGGCGCAAAACGATATGA
- a CDS encoding c-type cytochrome, whose amino-acid sequence MMPVEGTIAIKEEVKPLRITKRRLYVGQTLYNRNCAICHGLDGSGDSLPVRRGLTKSDPLYEKELPNLYDVITNGVGKMPAFKRKLTPNERQMVVAYVEALRLSRRFPMEKLDERDKEKVK is encoded by the coding sequence ATGATGCCGGTGGAAGGAACGATTGCGATCAAGGAAGAAGTAAAACCGCTTAGGATTACCAAGCGACGTCTTTACGTAGGGCAAACTCTCTATAATCGAAACTGTGCCATATGCCACGGCCTTGATGGAAGTGGAGATAGCCTGCCTGTGAGACGAGGGTTAACGAAATCCGATCCTCTCTATGAAAAGGAACTTCCTAATCTTTATGATGTGATTACCAATGGCGTTGGAAAAATGCCGGCATTTAAAAGAAAGCTCACTCCTAATGAGAGACAAATGGTGGTTGCCTATGTTGAAGCGCTAAGACTTTCTCGTCGCTTTCCTATGGAAAAACTCGATGAGAGGGACAAGGAGAAAGTGAAATGA